Below is a window of Cloacibacillus sp. DNA.
TGCAAGTGCGAAAAGTCCATTAACAGAAACATTGCGCAGCCCGCGCTGCCGGGCGGTGGCATTTTTCGCTTTCACATGGCAGTGACAGGCCGCGGTGAACATTTACAGGAGGGAAACCGCGTCATTTTTCTTAATATCTCTAAGGTAATTTACGGCGAACGTTATGAAAGCGCTAAAAACAACGCCCTCCGGCGGCGCGGGCGGCCAGCTTTCACGCGTTTGCTACGCTGAAAGGAGAAAACATATGCCGGAACCGCTGAAAAACAGATATAACCGCGAATCCGTCCACGCTCTGGCTTTGCGTATAAGGGCCGTATATCATTCGTTTAAGGTCAATGATTTTGTAAACGGCATTATGGACAAAAGTTGGTCGGCCCTAGAGCTGAAGGCCCGTATGCGGCAGATTACGCTGAATTTAGGAAGGTATCTGCCCGCCGATTACGAACGGGCGCTTGGCGTCATTGACAGGGTCGCCGCCGGTTATCCCGCTGGATACAACGATTTCGCCCTCATGTATTTTCCTGATTTTGTCGAAGTATACGGGCGGGATGAGCGCCATTGGGAGCTCTCGATGGCCGCGCTGGAAAGGTATACTTCCTTGTCATCCTCCGAGTTCGCCGTGAGGCCGTTTATCATCGAGCACGAAGAGCGCATGATGGCGCGGATGGCCCTCTGGACCGCCCATGAGAACGAACATGTCCGGCGGCTGGCCAGCGAGGGCTGCCGTCCGCAGCTGCCCTGGGGACAGGCGCTGACCCGTTTCAAAGAGGACCCGACGCCGGTTCTCGGTATTTTGGAGCGGCTTAAAACCGACCCGTCGCCCTATGTCCGTAAAAGCGTGGCCAACAACCTGAACGATATCTCAAAAACTCATCCCGCTCTGGTCGTGAAGACCGCGTGGGAGTGGTACGGTAAAGACGGGCGTACAGACTGGATCGTAAAGCACGGATGCCGGACGCTTCTGAAAAAGGGCGACATTGATATGCTGCCCCTCTTCGGCTTTGCGGACGGCGGCTCCGTGGATATTGACGGCTTCACGCTGGACGCCGCCTCCGTCCCCATTGGCGATAAGATAAGCTTTTCCTTTATCGTCGAGGCAAAAAAAGCGGCCAGGGTGCGGCTGGAATATGGCGTTGATTACGTGAAGGCAAACGGCGGCCGAAGCCGCAAAATATTCCAGATATCCGAGCTTTCTTTGAAGGAAAACACAAGAAGGCCCTACACAAAAACCCATTCCTTCGCGGACACGAGTACAAGAAAACACTACCCCGGCCCCCATTCGCTCACGCTCATCGTAAACGGCGCCGAGCGCGGCACGCTGGATTTCGAGGTCTCCACAAAATAGCCCTCCCCGCGGGAGGAGCTAAGGTCAACTCTCCCTCAGTCTCGGCGAAAAACATCGCCGAGCCAGCTCTGATGTGACTACCAGCCGAATCGCACAATTCAGAAGGACTCTGATTTGGCTCCCTGGCCGCCTCAATGAGGGAGCCAAAAATCTTTGATAAACCGCCACTTACCTTCGATAGGGAAATGATAAACAGCGGTTTAACACAGGTTTTCGGCTCCCTCTCTGAGGGGGCTCCGCCGCAGGCGGTGGAGGAGTGTTGACCTTAGGTTCTCCCGCAACCCTTGTGCGGGCTCTGTTTGGGCGCGGCTGACGCCTCTTATCAAAGTGTAGTCGCAGTTCAGCTATCGGTCAGCTCGCGTAGAAATCCGGGCGGTTCGGGGATATCCCTGGCGAGCTTACGCACAATACGGCTGTCTATTTCACAGCATACACGGTTAAAAGATCGCCTGACCTCGGGATTGGTAAAACGCATCACCTCTACCCCCAGCTTTCCGAAACATTCCGTCCGCCGCTGGTCATAATCCGGACGGTTGCCACAGTAGTGCTGTCTGCCGTCTATTTCTACTACTAAGGCGGCCTCAAAACAATAAAAATCTGCTATGTAGCGGTCGATGACCTTCTGACGCTGGAAACGCACGGGATATTTTGCGAGAAAATCGTACCAAAGATGACGCTCCTCTGGAGTCATATTACGGCGCAGCCCCCGGGCCAGAGGAATGATTTTTTTATCATATCGCACGATATATACAATCCCCTTCCACATCAGCGGTCATTGATAAAATCTAATCTGCGGTAAGCATACCACAGTCTGATAAGTCTGCAGAAGCAAGGTCAAAATTAAGAGATCGAAAACCACCGCAGATAGGGTAAACGATAATTTTTTCTTAAAGCCTTCCTCTCTGAGGAAGGTGGCTCGCCGCCGCTTTTGCGGCGAGACGGAAGGAGTGTTGCTCTGTATGGCGCGGAAACCGCGCCATACAGAGCCCGCGGCAAAGGCCGCGGAAGAACCTAAGGTCAACTCTCCCTCAGTCTCGGCGAAAAACATCGCCGAGCCAGCTCCCTCAAGGAGGGAGCCAAAAATCTTTGATAAACCGCTATTTATCTCTTCCCCCCACCTGAATGAAATCGGCGTTTAGACGTGCGAATAACGAAATAACTGAGGGCTTGGCAAGCGGAGGCGCACTAAAGTGCGGTGAGAATTGCCAAGCCCTCAGTTATGAAGTTAGTCGTGCTTATAAACGCCGATTTACCTTAGTGAAGGAGTTCAGAGAGAGCCCTCGCCACCTCGGCGGGGTCGGCGCTGCCGCGGGTCTCGCGCATTACGAGCCCCTGGAGGAATTTTGCCTTCGCGCCCTTTTTATCGGCGCCCTTCTTTATGGTTTCGACGGCCTCCGGTTCGGCGGCGAATACCTTTTCGATTACCGCTTTGAGCGCCTCGCCCGTCAGGCGCCCGCCCGCCGCGCCGCATTTTTTCAGCGCCGCCTCGAGCGTAAGTTTTTCGCCGTACATCGCGGCGAGCACGTCTTTGGCCTGCGTGTTGGAGAGCTCTTTTTTCTCGACCTTCGCGATCAGCGAGCCCAGCTCTTTCGCGGGAACGGGGAAGGCGGTGATGTCTAGGCCCTCTTCGCGCAGCAGCCGCTGTACCTCCATGCGGGCCCAGTTGGCGGCTTTCGCGGCGGGCGCGCCCGCGGCGACCATCTCTTCGTAGTAGTCGGCCATCTCCCGCTGTTCGGTGATCTGCTGGCTCTCTTCAAGGGTAAGGCCGTACTGCGAGACGAAGCGGTCGCGCCTGTCCCAGGGCATTTCCGGAAGGCTGGCGCGTATTTTTTCGACATATTCGGGCTTCGCGTCGATCGGCGCGAGGTCCATTTCCACGTAGTAACGGTAGTCGCGCGCGCCCTCTTTGCTGCGCATGGAGCGCGTGACGCCCACCGCGTCGTCCCAGAGGCGCGTCTCCTGCACTAGTTTGCCGCCCTCGTCAAGCACGCGGTTCTGGCACGCGATCTCGTATTCGAGGGCGCGTTCGATCGATTTGAGGGAATTGATGTTTTTCAGCTCTACGCGGGTTCCCAGCGAGCCGTCGGGGTTCGAGAGGGAGACGTTGACGTCCACGCGCAGCGAGCCTGATTCCATCTCTCCGTCGGAGGCCCCGAGGTAGCGCGCGAGCTGGCGTATCTGGGTGACGTAGGCGATAGCCTCCGCCGGCGAGTTCATATCGGGCATCGAGACGATCTCGGAGAGGGGCATTCCGCCGCGGTTGTAGTCGACTAATGAGTAGGCGGCACCCGAGAGGCGGCCGTCGGAGGTCGGATGCACGAGTTTGCCCGCGTCCTCTTCAAGGTGCAGGTGGTCGAGGTGTACCCGCTTCGGTTTGCCGTCGGCGATGATGTCAAGGTATCCGCCCTGAGCGATGGCGTGTTCGTACTGCGTGATCTGGTAGGCCTTCGGCAGATCGGCGTAGAAGTAGTGTTTGCGGTGGAAGCGCGTGTTGTCCTGGATGTCGCAGTGGAGGCCAAGCCCCATTTTTACCGCGAGGTCTACCGCGTGGTCGTTGATGACCGGCAGCGTGCCGGGCACGGCGAGGCAGATCGGGCAGACGTTGGTGTTAGGCGTCGCGCCGATGTAGTCCGTGGAGCAACTGCAGAAGAGTTTTGTCTTTGTCTTTAGCTGGAGGTGTATTTCAAGTCCGATAACGACCTGTCTTTTCATCTTAGCACTCTCCTTCCGTGATCTCGGCCGCCGCCGGAGCGCCCGCCGTTTTTTCGATAATGGAGGCGTAGGACAGAAGCTCCGCGTCGCCGAAGCGCGGCGCGAGAAGCTGGACGTTGGTCGGCAGTCCCTCGGGCGTGAATCCGAGGCTGAGGCTGACGCTCGGCAGCCCGGCAAGGTTGGCGATGGTGGTGAATACGTCTCCCAGGTACATTCTCACGGGATCTTTTTCGCCGAGGCCGCATTTGTAGGCGAGCGCCGGAGAGATCGGACAGATGAGAAGGTCGGCCTCTTTAAAAAGCTCCTTGAATTCGTCGGAGATGAGCTGGCGCACCTTTGTCGCGGGCACGAAGTAGTTTTCGTAGTAACCGCGCGTGAGGATGCAGGTGCCGACGAGGATACGTCTGCGCACCTCTTCGCCGAAGCCCTCCATGCGGCTCTTTTTGTACATTTCGGAGAGGTTTTTGCCGTCGGCGTGGTGGCCGTAGCGCATGCCGTCGTAGCAGGCGAGCTTGGAGCTCGCGTCGCCGAGCGCCACCATGTAGTAGCAGGCGACGGTATGTTCCATCGTGATGGGCAGTTTCGCCTCGATGATCTCGGCCCCCGCCTCGCGGCATATCGCGGCGGCGCGGTCTATGGCCTCGACAAGCGGACGGTCCACGCTTTCACGGTCGAAGCCGGTGAGGATCGCCACCTTTTTGCCGGCGAGCGAGGCGCTGCCGACGGCCTCCGTGAATGAGGGACGCTCGTAGGCGTCGCAGGTGGTGTCGTTGGCGTCTTCTTTTGCGAGCACATCCATGAGGAGGGCCATGTCGCCGATGTTTCTCGTCAGCGGCCCCACCTGGTCGAGCGAGGAGGCGTAGGCGACGATGCCGAAGCGGCTGATCTGCCCGTATGAAGGTTTCATGCCCTGCACGCCGCAGAAGGCGGCAGGCTGGCGCACGGAACCGCCGGTGTCGCTGCCGAGGGCTACGGGGATGAAGCCCGCCGCGACGGCCGCCGCGCTGCCTCCGGAGCTGCCGCCGGGAACGCGCGTGATGTCGCGCGGGTTAAGGGTCGGCCCGAAGATGGAGCTTTCGGTGGTGCTGCCCATCGCGAATTCGTCCATGTTGGCTTTGCCGACGAGGACGGCCCCCGCCTCTTTCATGTTTTTAACGGCGGTGGCGTCATAGTGCGGCACCCAGCCTTTGAGCATTTTGCTGCAGCAGGTGGTTTCGATGCCGTCGGTGCAGAAGTTGTCTTTGACGGCGAAGGGAACGCCCGCGAGAACGCCTGGATCTTCGCCGCGCGCGATCATTTCGTCTATCTTTTTCGCGTCGGAGACGGCCCGCTCTTCGCATACGGCGATGAGCGAGTTATATTTTTTATCATATTTTTTGATGCGTTCGATGGCGGCGCGCGTCACCTCTTCGGCGGTGAATTTTTTTTCTTTGACGCCCGCGGCTATCTCCCGCGCGGAAAGTTTGTGGAATTCCATATTTTATTCCTCCCCTTCCCCGTCGTCTTCGAGCGCGATGATGCGCGGCACGCGGAAGAAATCGCCGTCGCGCACCGGCGCCTCTTCAAGGAAGAGGTCGCGCCCCGTCCAGCGCACCGGCTCGTCCGCGCGGCGCGCGGGAGCCTTTTTGACGTCCCATTCAAAGGGGGCCACGTCCTCGTGAGCCAGCTCCTGCATCTTGTCGCAGAGGCGGAGGATGTCGTTGACGCGGTCGAGGACCTCCTGATACTGATCTTCGGGAAGGCCGATGCGCGAGAGCGTCAGCACCTCGCTCAGCCGTTCCTTGTCCATTTCCATTTTTTTTATCATGTCGTTACCTCCTGAAGTGAGGATTTTTTCTGATGCCGCCCGCCGTACCCGCCGGCGGTAAAGGCGTCGGTCCGTTTATTCCGCCTCTTTGAGTTTTTCCAAAAAGGCCGTTTCGTCGAGTATGGGGACGCCGAGGCTCTGCGCCTTAAGGTATTTGCTTCCCGGCGATTCGCCGACCACCACATAGCTCGTCTTTTTGCTGACGCTCTCGGCGGTTGCGCCGCCAAGCGCCTTGATCCTCTCGCCCGCCTCGGCGCGCGTCATCTGCGAGAGCTCGCCGGTGAGGACGAATTTCAGC
It encodes the following:
- a CDS encoding DNA alkylation repair protein, translating into MPEPLKNRYNRESVHALALRIRAVYHSFKVNDFVNGIMDKSWSALELKARMRQITLNLGRYLPADYERALGVIDRVAAGYPAGYNDFALMYFPDFVEVYGRDERHWELSMAALERYTSLSSSEFAVRPFIIEHEERMMARMALWTAHENEHVRRLASEGCRPQLPWGQALTRFKEDPTPVLGILERLKTDPSPYVRKSVANNLNDISKTHPALVVKTAWEWYGKDGRTDWIVKHGCRTLLKKGDIDMLPLFGFADGGSVDIDGFTLDAASVPIGDKISFSFIVEAKKAARVRLEYGVDYVKANGGRSRKIFQISELSLKENTRRPYTKTHSFADTSTRKHYPGPHSLTLIVNGAERGTLDFEVSTK
- a CDS encoding endonuclease domain-containing protein; its protein translation is MWKGIVYIVRYDKKIIPLARGLRRNMTPEERHLWYDFLAKYPVRFQRQKVIDRYIADFYCFEAALVVEIDGRQHYCGNRPDYDQRRTECFGKLGVEVMRFTNPEVRRSFNRVCCEIDSRIVRKLARDIPEPPGFLRELTDS
- the gatB gene encoding Asp-tRNA(Asn)/Glu-tRNA(Gln) amidotransferase subunit GatB, giving the protein MKRQVVIGLEIHLQLKTKTKLFCSCSTDYIGATPNTNVCPICLAVPGTLPVINDHAVDLAVKMGLGLHCDIQDNTRFHRKHYFYADLPKAYQITQYEHAIAQGGYLDIIADGKPKRVHLDHLHLEEDAGKLVHPTSDGRLSGAAYSLVDYNRGGMPLSEIVSMPDMNSPAEAIAYVTQIRQLARYLGASDGEMESGSLRVDVNVSLSNPDGSLGTRVELKNINSLKSIERALEYEIACQNRVLDEGGKLVQETRLWDDAVGVTRSMRSKEGARDYRYYVEMDLAPIDAKPEYVEKIRASLPEMPWDRRDRFVSQYGLTLEESQQITEQREMADYYEEMVAAGAPAAKAANWARMEVQRLLREEGLDITAFPVPAKELGSLIAKVEKKELSNTQAKDVLAAMYGEKLTLEAALKKCGAAGGRLTGEALKAVIEKVFAAEPEAVETIKKGADKKGAKAKFLQGLVMRETRGSADPAEVARALSELLH
- the gatA gene encoding Asp-tRNA(Asn)/Glu-tRNA(Gln) amidotransferase subunit GatA; translated protein: MEFHKLSAREIAAGVKEKKFTAEEVTRAAIERIKKYDKKYNSLIAVCEERAVSDAKKIDEMIARGEDPGVLAGVPFAVKDNFCTDGIETTCCSKMLKGWVPHYDATAVKNMKEAGAVLVGKANMDEFAMGSTTESSIFGPTLNPRDITRVPGGSSGGSAAAVAAGFIPVALGSDTGGSVRQPAAFCGVQGMKPSYGQISRFGIVAYASSLDQVGPLTRNIGDMALLMDVLAKEDANDTTCDAYERPSFTEAVGSASLAGKKVAILTGFDRESVDRPLVEAIDRAAAICREAGAEIIEAKLPITMEHTVACYYMVALGDASSKLACYDGMRYGHHADGKNLSEMYKKSRMEGFGEEVRRRILVGTCILTRGYYENYFVPATKVRQLISDEFKELFKEADLLICPISPALAYKCGLGEKDPVRMYLGDVFTTIANLAGLPSVSLSLGFTPEGLPTNVQLLAPRFGDAELLSYASIIEKTAGAPAAAEITEGEC
- the gatC gene encoding Asp-tRNA(Asn)/Glu-tRNA(Gln) amidotransferase subunit GatC produces the protein MIKKMEMDKERLSEVLTLSRIGLPEDQYQEVLDRVNDILRLCDKMQELAHEDVAPFEWDVKKAPARRADEPVRWTGRDLFLEEAPVRDGDFFRVPRIIALEDDGEGEE